The following are encoded together in the Proteiniphilum saccharofermentans genome:
- a CDS encoding 7-carboxy-7-deazaguanine synthase QueE, giving the protein MNLNVNEIFYSLQGEGGRSGQPSIFIRLAKCNLTCSFCDTDFERGVKMTTDEVLREIEQYSCKWIIWTGGEPTLQLNDAVVALFKEKGYLQAIETNGTRRVPEGIDYITCSPKQQFEKVRELIPEVDELRFPIQKGDPLPDVTILPKAKHHFLSPIFDNHNIIQENIDYCVSLVKENPLWALSLQIHKLIGIR; this is encoded by the coding sequence ATGAACCTGAATGTGAATGAAATATTTTATTCGCTCCAGGGTGAAGGCGGACGCTCGGGACAGCCGTCCATCTTTATCCGGTTGGCGAAGTGCAACCTGACATGCAGTTTCTGTGATACCGATTTCGAACGGGGCGTGAAAATGACAACAGATGAAGTCCTCAGAGAAATTGAACAGTATAGTTGCAAATGGATTATCTGGACCGGGGGTGAACCTACGCTTCAACTCAATGATGCTGTTGTAGCTCTCTTTAAGGAAAAAGGATACCTGCAGGCCATAGAAACCAACGGAACGAGAAGAGTGCCTGAAGGGATCGACTACATCACCTGCAGTCCGAAGCAACAATTCGAGAAGGTCAGGGAGTTGATCCCGGAAGTGGATGAATTGCGTTTTCCCATCCAGAAAGGGGATCCGCTACCGGATGTCACTATCCTCCCCAAAGCAAAACATCATTTTTTAAGTCCCATTTTCGACAATCATAATATCATTCAGGAGAATATAGATTATTGTGTCTCTCTCGTGAAGGAAAACCCATTGTGGGCACTCAGTCTCCAGATACATAAACTTATCGGCATCCGTTAA
- a CDS encoding HU family DNA-binding protein, translated as MNKSELISAIADKSGLSKVDAKKALDATLETISGEVKAGGKVVLVGFGTFSVSERSARKGINPRTKKSINIPAKKTAKFKAGSELSNL; from the coding sequence ATGAACAAATCAGAACTAATTAGCGCTATCGCCGATAAATCGGGCCTTAGCAAAGTGGACGCCAAAAAAGCGTTGGATGCTACCCTTGAAACTATCTCTGGAGAAGTAAAAGCTGGTGGTAAAGTAGTATTGGTAGGTTTTGGAACATTTTCTGTTTCTGAAAGAAGTGCCAGAAAAGGGATCAATCCCCGTACTAAAAAATCGATCAATATTCCTGCGAAAAAAACAGCGAAATTTAAAGCCGGTTCAGAGCTATCCAATCTCTAA
- a CDS encoding ribonuclease Z translates to MNKFQVTILGCGSAIPTTMHNPPSQLVDLNEKLFMIDCGEGTQLQMRKFKARISKLHSLFISHLHGDHIFGLPGLLSTLSMLGRTGDLHIYAHKEINLLIKPFLIYMGKHMSFRIKLFPLNPERQELLFENKSIRIFSFPLKHRIATNGFLFEEKESPRHIIREIIDLYQIPLKQIPEIKEGADFITSDGTIIRNDILTSPGNPPRRYAYCSDTAYAPEIVPYIKNVDLLYHEATFAESELIRAGETYHSTARQAAEIARAANARQLVIGHYSSRYNELGTLLKEAVAVFPNTELAAEGKVFEL, encoded by the coding sequence ATGAACAAATTTCAGGTAACTATATTAGGTTGCGGCTCTGCCATACCCACCACAATGCACAATCCGCCGTCGCAATTAGTGGATCTGAATGAAAAATTATTTATGATCGATTGTGGAGAGGGAACACAGCTTCAGATGAGGAAGTTCAAGGCCCGGATCAGTAAACTTCACAGCCTGTTCATTTCTCACCTACATGGCGATCATATTTTCGGATTACCCGGACTACTCTCCACGCTCAGCATGTTGGGGAGGACAGGCGATCTGCATATCTACGCACATAAAGAGATTAACCTATTGATAAAGCCGTTTTTGATCTATATGGGAAAACATATGTCATTCAGGATAAAACTGTTTCCACTAAATCCTGAACGGCAGGAACTCCTGTTCGAAAACAAGTCGATCAGAATATTTTCTTTCCCGTTAAAACACCGCATTGCTACAAACGGGTTTCTTTTCGAGGAGAAAGAATCACCCCGGCATATTATCCGTGAGATAATCGATCTTTACCAAATTCCCCTGAAACAAATCCCGGAAATTAAAGAGGGTGCCGATTTTATCACGTCTGACGGCACTATCATCCGAAACGACATACTTACATCGCCAGGTAATCCTCCACGCAGATACGCTTATTGTTCCGATACCGCCTATGCACCCGAAATCGTCCCCTATATAAAAAATGTGGATCTGTTATATCACGAAGCCACCTTTGCCGAAAGTGAACTGATACGTGCCGGAGAAACTTATCACTCAACGGCACGCCAGGCAGCAGAAATAGCGAGAGCAGCCAATGCAAGGCAATTGGTGATCGGCCATTATTCTTCCCGCTATAATGAACTGGGAACCCTTTTAAAAGAGGCTGTCGCTGTATTCCCTAACACTGAGCTTGCCGCTGAAGGAAAAGTTTTTGAATTATAA
- the fucU gene encoding L-fucose mutarotase, which translates to MLKGISPLISPELLAVLARMGHGDEIVFADAHFPAESFNGRVLRADGLRIPDLLAAILPLFELDTYVPHPLVMMDAVEGDTLDPNVEKAYLESIRITNPDVAPIERINRFAFYERAKSAFAVVITGEIAKYGNIILKKGVTPLD; encoded by the coding sequence ATGCTAAAAGGAATTTCACCTCTGATCAGTCCCGAGTTGTTGGCCGTTCTGGCACGTATGGGACATGGCGACGAAATCGTTTTCGCCGATGCACATTTTCCCGCAGAATCGTTCAACGGTAGGGTATTGCGAGCCGATGGACTTCGCATTCCCGACTTATTAGCTGCAATCCTGCCTTTATTTGAATTAGATACTTATGTTCCACATCCGTTAGTGATGATGGATGCAGTAGAGGGGGATACGCTCGATCCCAATGTTGAAAAAGCGTATCTGGAAAGTATCCGTATCACCAATCCTGATGTAGCACCCATAGAACGGATTAATCGTTTTGCTTTCTACGAACGGGCAAAGTCGGCATTTGCTGTGGTTATTACAGGTGAAATTGCAAAATACGGGAATATTATATTGAAGAAAGGAGTTACCCCTTTGGATTAG
- a CDS encoding 6-pyruvoyl trahydropterin synthase family protein: MYKISKEFSFSAAHSLFGLPDDHPCSRLHGHNYVVTVHLRSKELNRQGFVRDYTELKIVKEYIDTRLDHRNLNDILSPLNSSAENLAKMLYDVFKPRIPELYAVEVSETPKTSAIYEPECE, translated from the coding sequence ATGTATAAGATAAGTAAAGAATTTTCTTTTTCGGCGGCACATTCCCTCTTCGGGTTGCCCGACGATCATCCTTGCAGCCGCCTGCACGGGCACAACTATGTGGTGACAGTTCATCTCCGATCAAAAGAGTTAAACAGGCAAGGCTTTGTCCGCGATTATACCGAATTGAAAATAGTTAAGGAGTATATCGATACCCGGTTAGACCACCGGAATCTCAATGACATTCTCTCGCCGCTCAATTCATCTGCCGAGAACCTGGCAAAAATGTTGTACGACGTCTTCAAACCCCGGATCCCGGAGCTTTACGCCGTAGAAGTAAGTGAGACTCCCAAAACATCAGCGATCTATGAACCTGAATGTGAATGA
- a CDS encoding rhomboid family protein, producing the protein MADFIERLKHRYKTGSVMTRLIFINVFVFIVLKIINVIFTLFNIYAVDLITFLGVPSHIPLLMNRIWTLITYMFVHEGFLHLLFNMLWLYWFGQIFMQYFTGRTLGSLYVLGGLAGALLYVIAFNTIPYYTGMERGWMIGASAAVMAIVMGAAFYRPDVQLNLLFLGPVKIVYIAIFAFVLDFLSLGNPMNPGGHVAHIGGALLGYLFAIQYKKGKDITRWIGGAIDWFVGLFKPRRQAARMKVKHARHETDWEYNQRKHTEQEEIDAILDKLKQSGYSSLSSEEKRKLFDASKK; encoded by the coding sequence ATGGCAGATTTTATTGAAAGATTGAAACATAGGTATAAGACGGGCAGCGTAATGACGAGGCTTATCTTTATCAACGTATTCGTTTTTATTGTACTAAAGATCATAAATGTCATTTTCACCCTGTTCAACATTTATGCTGTCGACCTAATTACCTTTCTTGGAGTCCCGTCCCATATTCCTCTATTAATGAACAGGATATGGACACTTATCACCTATATGTTCGTGCATGAAGGTTTTCTTCATCTGCTCTTTAATATGCTCTGGCTCTATTGGTTCGGCCAGATCTTCATGCAGTATTTTACCGGACGGACACTGGGTAGCCTCTATGTTTTAGGAGGATTGGCCGGCGCACTGCTCTACGTAATAGCATTCAATACGATCCCTTATTATACGGGAATGGAGAGAGGATGGATGATAGGGGCATCAGCGGCTGTAATGGCTATCGTAATGGGTGCTGCTTTTTATCGTCCCGATGTACAATTAAATCTTCTGTTCTTAGGACCTGTAAAAATTGTCTATATTGCTATCTTTGCATTTGTGCTCGACTTCCTTTCATTGGGAAATCCCATGAATCCTGGCGGACATGTGGCACATATAGGCGGAGCATTGCTTGGTTATTTATTCGCCATCCAATATAAGAAAGGGAAAGATATTACCCGCTGGATAGGTGGAGCAATAGATTGGTTTGTCGGTCTGTTCAAACCACGTAGGCAGGCAGCAAGAATGAAGGTGAAGCATGCCCGTCATGAAACCGATTGGGAATACAATCAACGTAAACATACAGAGCAGGAGGAAATTGATGCTATACTGGATAAATTAAAACAATCGGGTTACAGCAGTTTATCATCAGAAGAAAAAAGGAAACTTTTTGATGCGAGTAAGAAATAA
- a CDS encoding rhomboid family intramembrane serine protease, giving the protein MDNTRNSFAGVLPTVTKNIIIINGIIWLAQFVLFRRADIDLSQQFGLHFVASDHFRIYQLVTYMFLHDPHSISHVFFNMFAVFMFGRTLEQVWGSKRFLSYYLVTGIGAGLIQMLVLFLRVQTVVPVEMFSMVNSVTVGASGAVFGILLAFGVLFPNSQLFIIPFPFPIKAKWFVIGYGLLELAFGVANRTGDNVAHFAHLGGMLFGIFMILYWKKKDRKYGRFY; this is encoded by the coding sequence ATGGATAATACAAGGAATAGCTTTGCCGGGGTACTTCCCACGGTTACAAAAAATATTATTATAATAAACGGGATTATTTGGCTAGCCCAATTCGTATTGTTTAGAAGAGCTGACATCGACCTGTCGCAACAATTTGGATTGCATTTTGTGGCTTCCGATCATTTCAGGATCTATCAGTTGGTAACCTATATGTTCCTGCACGATCCCCACTCCATTTCCCATGTCTTTTTTAATATGTTTGCCGTTTTTATGTTCGGCAGAACGCTGGAGCAGGTATGGGGTTCAAAGCGCTTCCTGTCCTACTACCTGGTTACCGGTATCGGTGCAGGATTAATACAGATGCTTGTCCTCTTTTTAAGAGTGCAAACGGTCGTACCCGTAGAGATGTTTTCAATGGTAAACAGTGTCACCGTAGGTGCCTCGGGAGCTGTTTTCGGCATATTATTGGCATTCGGCGTGTTATTTCCCAATTCACAACTATTCATCATCCCCTTTCCCTTTCCTATTAAAGCAAAATGGTTTGTGATAGGGTACGGACTGTTGGAACTGGCATTCGGCGTTGCCAATCGTACCGGCGACAATGTGGCCCATTTTGCCCATCTGGGGGGAATGCTCTTCGGAATTTTCATGATTTTGTATTGGAAAAAAAAGGACCGGAAATATGGCAGATTTTATTGA
- a CDS encoding Gfo/Idh/MocA family protein, giving the protein MTTRREFIKNVAIGTAAISVGGVLPGFSAKSYNNIVGANEKIRMGAIGVNSRGNALAGGFAKEKGCEIAYVCDVDKRAMEKCISNVVKIAGNTPIGEKDIRKLLEKKDLDAVIIATPEHWHAPGALMAMKAGKHVYLEKPTSHNPAEDEILMEVVKKYNVVAGTGMQRRSWPNVIKAVQEIKEGVIGKVYFGKAWYVNNRPSIGTGKVTAIPDWLDWELWQGPAPRVSEYKDNYLHYHWHWFYNWGTGEAGNNGVHFLDILRWGMDLTYPSYVNSSGGRYAYQDDWQFPDTQVVNLEYGDDKLITWEGRSCNSRNIEESSVGCAFYGETGTLVIGGGNAYKVYDLKNKLVKEVTSEMSFKAGDISNPTQQLDSFHFSNFLDGIRKGTSLNADINVGCISTTLAHLGNIAQRTKTTFRTNPVNGHIINNRAAGKLWNRKYQKGWEMKL; this is encoded by the coding sequence ATGACAACAAGAAGAGAATTTATCAAGAATGTCGCGATCGGCACTGCTGCCATATCTGTCGGAGGTGTATTACCTGGCTTCAGTGCAAAAAGTTATAACAATATTGTCGGCGCCAATGAAAAAATTAGAATGGGTGCTATCGGGGTAAATTCACGGGGGAATGCATTGGCCGGAGGATTTGCAAAGGAGAAAGGCTGCGAGATAGCGTATGTATGCGATGTAGACAAGCGTGCCATGGAAAAATGTATCTCCAACGTGGTAAAAATTGCAGGTAATACACCAATAGGGGAGAAGGACATCAGAAAATTATTGGAGAAGAAAGATCTTGATGCCGTTATTATTGCAACACCCGAGCACTGGCATGCACCCGGTGCACTTATGGCTATGAAAGCAGGAAAACATGTATATCTGGAAAAACCAACCAGTCACAATCCTGCTGAGGACGAAATATTGATGGAGGTAGTAAAAAAATACAATGTGGTTGCAGGAACAGGTATGCAGCGCAGATCATGGCCCAATGTAATTAAAGCAGTACAGGAAATAAAGGAGGGGGTTATCGGAAAGGTTTATTTTGGTAAAGCTTGGTATGTAAATAACAGACCTTCCATAGGAACAGGTAAAGTTACTGCTATACCCGATTGGCTGGATTGGGAATTATGGCAAGGTCCAGCACCGAGAGTATCTGAGTACAAAGACAATTATCTACATTACCATTGGCATTGGTTTTATAATTGGGGAACAGGTGAAGCAGGAAATAATGGAGTACACTTTCTAGATATTCTCAGATGGGGTATGGATCTTACTTATCCCTCCTATGTAAATTCTTCGGGAGGAAGATATGCTTATCAGGATGACTGGCAGTTCCCCGATACCCAAGTGGTTAATCTTGAATATGGAGATGACAAATTGATTACATGGGAAGGACGAAGTTGCAATAGTCGAAATATTGAAGAATCTTCGGTAGGTTGTGCGTTTTACGGAGAGACTGGTACGTTAGTTATTGGTGGAGGAAATGCCTATAAGGTATACGATCTGAAAAACAAGCTGGTAAAAGAAGTAACCAGTGAAATGTCGTTTAAAGCCGGAGATATCTCGAATCCCACTCAACAACTTGATTCATTCCATTTTTCAAACTTCCTGGATGGTATCAGAAAAGGAACCTCTTTGAATGCTGATATCAATGTGGGATGTATAAGCACGACCCTAGCCCATTTAGGTAATATTGCCCAGCGCACAAAGACCACGTTCAGGACAAATCCTGTGAACGGACATATCATCAACAACCGTGCGGCAGGTAAACTCTGGAATAGGAAATACCAAAAAGGCTGGGAAATGAAATTATAA
- a CDS encoding endonuclease/exonuclease/phosphatase family protein, producing the protein MIKWAIFATNVAAIILLFCSFLSWWVSPLKTNLFSYIGLGFGFILLANIGYLVFWIVFSKWKLALISLFAILFCYKPVTTFFPIHFISKMEPEGSIKVLTYNVQGFPHERNKDASKHPILDYIADTDADIVCLQEYLVSKTGQSIFSQRDVNKILDRYPYRSITGLESSGKYHIFGLACFSKYPIENTHEVVFESSYNGAAVYTINIDGERYTVANIHLESNNIKPEDKKLYNDFLQNADSVRLEQVTSNIRTRLGTAYRIRARQVEKVKQYIDRQDTRGTIICGDFNDTPISYAYHRMKKGLRDAYVSTAFGPGITYHEDLFLFRIDHIMHSDNIKAYRARRDKIKYSDHYPLRTYLKLE; encoded by the coding sequence ATGATTAAATGGGCCATCTTTGCTACCAACGTAGCGGCCATTATTCTACTTTTCTGCTCATTCCTTTCATGGTGGGTTTCTCCCCTGAAAACCAACCTATTTTCATACATAGGATTGGGATTTGGCTTCATTCTACTTGCCAATATCGGCTATCTGGTCTTCTGGATAGTTTTTTCAAAATGGAAACTCGCTTTAATCTCATTATTTGCAATTCTTTTCTGTTATAAGCCCGTGACTACATTCTTTCCAATTCACTTTATCAGCAAGATGGAGCCGGAAGGAAGTATCAAAGTATTGACTTATAATGTACAAGGATTTCCTCATGAGAGAAATAAAGATGCGTCAAAACATCCTATACTCGATTATATTGCAGATACAGACGCCGACATAGTCTGCCTGCAGGAATACTTGGTTAGCAAAACGGGACAGTCCATTTTTTCCCAACGCGATGTGAACAAAATTCTCGATCGATACCCCTATCGTTCGATTACCGGTTTGGAATCTTCTGGAAAATATCATATCTTCGGGCTGGCATGTTTCTCAAAATATCCGATTGAGAACACGCATGAAGTAGTGTTTGAGTCCTCCTACAACGGAGCAGCAGTTTATACTATCAATATTGATGGAGAAAGGTACACTGTAGCCAATATTCATCTGGAATCGAATAATATCAAGCCGGAAGATAAGAAGCTATATAACGATTTTCTTCAGAATGCCGATTCGGTACGGCTTGAGCAGGTAACCAGCAATATCCGCACCCGGTTGGGAACTGCCTACCGGATACGGGCGCGACAGGTTGAAAAAGTGAAACAGTATATCGACAGGCAAGATACGCGCGGAACTATTATCTGCGGTGATTTTAATGATACACCTATATCATACGCCTATCACAGGATGAAGAAAGGATTAAGGGATGCATACGTCTCTACCGCTTTCGGGCCGGGTATCACCTATCACGAAGATCTCTTCCTTTTCCGTATCGATCATATTATGCACAGCGACAATATAAAAGCCTATCGGGCAAGAAGGGATAAAATAAAATATTCGGATCATTATCCACTTAGAACCTATCTGAAATTGGAGTGA